A single genomic interval of Nitrosomonadales bacterium harbors:
- the slmA gene encoding nucleoid occlusion factor SlmA, which translates to MAVKPGERKLQILQTVAHMLEQPKGEKITTAALAAKLELSEAALYRHFASKAQMFEGLIEFIEQTVFGLINKITQEEKSGVKQVEAIATMLLGFAQKNRGMARVLIGDALVNEDERLQQRINQLLDRIEATLKQSLRIAATQGELGEAVDVGAHANLLLCYVIGRWQLFAKSGFARDPLAQWPAQAAILLGR; encoded by the coding sequence ATGGCCGTCAAGCCGGGCGAAAGAAAACTGCAGATACTGCAAACCGTGGCGCATATGCTGGAGCAACCCAAGGGGGAGAAGATCACCACCGCCGCACTGGCGGCGAAACTGGAACTTTCCGAGGCGGCCCTGTACCGGCATTTTGCCAGCAAGGCGCAGATGTTCGAGGGATTGATCGAATTCATCGAGCAGACCGTGTTTGGCCTGATCAACAAGATCACCCAAGAGGAAAAGAGCGGCGTGAAGCAGGTCGAGGCCATCGCAACGATGCTGCTCGGCTTCGCGCAAAAGAATCGCGGCATGGCGCGCGTGCTGATTGGCGATGCGCTGGTGAATGAGGACGAACGGTTGCAGCAACGCATCAACCAATTGCTCGACCGCATCGAAGCGACGCTCAAGCAGTCGTTGCGCATTGCCGCGACCCAGGGGGAGCTTGGCGAAGCCGTTGATGTGGGCGCGCACGCCAATCTGCTGCTGTGCTACGTGATTGGCCGCTGGCAGTTGTTTGCCAAGAGCGGCTTCGCGCGCGATCCGCTGGCGCAATGGCCCGCTCAGGCGGCAATCCTGCTGGGCAGATAA
- a CDS encoding 3-deoxy-7-phosphoheptulonate synthase: protein MILILSSNTNEQSPEYRQLLTHLATLQGITVRVHVEHGAEQNLTEIYLVGNTKALDIEDMQNLPCVERVVRVSEEYRILGRHKDEHRPTHFDYNGVRFGQDTLNVFAGLCAVDSREHVEIMLKAVRDNGQVCTRMGAYKPRTSPYAFQGHGRNCLPYVFELAGKYGIRVMAMEITHESQLDEIRETLHLTGNPTGVMLQIGTRNTQNFELLKIVGRQREMPVLLKRGFGITLDESLNAAEYLASEGNRNVVFCLRGMKTNMGDPHRNFVDFAQVPVVKRLTRMPVCVDPSHSVGSRAASPDGILDMMHVTAQGVLAGANMVLVDFHPAPPKALVDGPQAMLLRELPYFLEDVQIAREAYLKRVELRQRQE, encoded by the coding sequence ATGATTCTGATACTCAGTTCCAATACCAACGAGCAGTCGCCGGAATACCGGCAGTTGCTGACACATCTGGCGACGCTACAGGGCATCACCGTCCGTGTGCATGTCGAACACGGCGCCGAACAGAACCTGACCGAGATATATCTGGTCGGCAATACCAAAGCGCTGGATATAGAGGATATGCAGAACCTGCCGTGTGTCGAGCGCGTCGTGAGGGTATCCGAGGAGTACCGCATCTTGGGGCGGCACAAGGACGAGCATCGCCCGACGCATTTCGATTACAACGGCGTTCGCTTCGGGCAGGATACGCTGAACGTGTTCGCCGGGCTGTGCGCGGTGGACAGCCGCGAGCATGTCGAGATCATGCTCAAGGCGGTGCGCGACAACGGGCAGGTCTGTACGCGCATGGGCGCCTATAAGCCGCGCACCAGCCCGTACGCTTTCCAGGGGCATGGCAGGAACTGCCTGCCTTATGTATTCGAGCTCGCGGGAAAATACGGCATCAGGGTGATGGCGATGGAGATCACCCACGAATCGCAGCTCGACGAGATCAGGGAAACGCTGCATCTGACCGGCAATCCGACCGGCGTGATGCTGCAGATTGGTACGCGCAACACGCAGAATTTCGAATTGTTGAAGATCGTCGGACGGCAGAGGGAAATGCCCGTCCTGCTCAAGCGCGGCTTCGGCATCACGCTGGACGAGTCGCTGAATGCGGCGGAATACCTGGCTTCGGAAGGCAACCGCAACGTGGTGTTCTGCCTGCGCGGGATGAAGACCAACATGGGCGATCCGCACCGCAACTTTGTCGATTTCGCGCAGGTGCCGGTGGTGAAACGGCTGACGCGCATGCCGGTATGCGTCGATCCGTCGCATTCGGTCGGTTCCCGCGCCGCATCGCCGGACGGCATCCTCGACATGATGCATGTCACCGCACAGGGGGTGCTGGCCGGCGCCAACATGGTGCTGGTGGATTTCCATCCCGCGCCGCCCAAGGCGCTGGTGGACGGGCCGCAAGCCATGCTGCTGAGGGAGTTGCCGTATTTCCTCGAGGATGTGCAGATCGCGCGCGAGGCGTACCTCAAGCGTGTTGAATTGCGCCAGCGCCAGGAATAA
- a CDS encoding pyrimidine 5'-nucleotidase, whose translation MSGRVWVFDLDNTLHNATPHIFPHINRSMTAYLQQYLQLDEQAANDLRVYYWRRYGATLSGLMRHHGTRPEHFLWHTHQFPELDRMVLREPRLRHVLKVLPGRKVVFSNAPLHYARAVLKLLRVNDLFDDVMAVEHTRFRPKPDVFGFMRLMKKHGVRAAQCVMIEDSLDNLRAAKRLGMRTVWVNAGNRNAPCVDIRIRDVMQLPGVLHRLN comes from the coding sequence ATGAGCGGGCGCGTCTGGGTTTTCGATCTCGACAATACGCTGCATAACGCTACGCCGCACATCTTTCCGCACATCAACCGCAGCATGACCGCTTATCTGCAGCAGTATCTGCAACTGGATGAGCAGGCGGCGAACGATCTGCGGGTGTATTACTGGCGGCGCTATGGCGCGACGCTCAGCGGATTGATGCGTCATCACGGCACACGGCCGGAGCATTTCCTGTGGCACACCCATCAGTTTCCCGAACTGGATCGGATGGTGTTGCGCGAACCGCGCTTGCGCCATGTATTGAAGGTCTTGCCGGGTAGAAAGGTGGTTTTCTCGAACGCGCCGCTGCATTATGCGCGGGCAGTGCTGAAATTATTGCGCGTGAACGACCTGTTCGATGATGTGATGGCGGTCGAGCATACGCGCTTCCGTCCCAAACCGGATGTTTTCGGTTTTATGCGTCTGATGAAAAAACACGGGGTCAGGGCGGCACAATGCGTGATGATTGAGGACAGTCTGGACAACCTGCGGGCTGCGAAGAGATTGGGGATGCGCACGGTGTGGGTGAACGCGGGCAACAGGAACGCGCCGTGCGTGGATATCAGGATTCGTGATGTGATGCAGCTGCCGGGCGTGCTGCATCGTTTGAATTGA
- a CDS encoding Hsp20/alpha crystallin family protein, translating to MANITRYDPASDTFDDLFRGFFMRPVRFEGQTEMQFKMDVKEDDKVYVVHAEIPGVKKEDIHVTIDGNQVSISAEVKNEKEVKEGETVLRSERYYGKVARAFALGQEIDEAASQAKYNDGVLELRLPKQVAAKAKRLSVE from the coding sequence ATGGCCAACATTACTCGCTACGACCCGGCAAGCGACACGTTTGACGATTTGTTCCGGGGGTTCTTCATGCGTCCGGTGCGATTCGAGGGGCAGACCGAGATGCAGTTCAAGATGGACGTCAAGGAAGACGACAAGGTTTACGTCGTGCATGCGGAGATTCCCGGCGTCAAGAAGGAGGACATCCATGTCACGATAGACGGGAACCAGGTCTCGATCAGTGCGGAGGTGAAGAACGAGAAAGAGGTGAAGGAGGGCGAAACGGTGCTGCGCAGTGAACGTTATTACGGCAAGGTGGCGCGCGCATTCGCACTCGGCCAGGAGATCGACGAGGCGGCATCGCAGGCAAAATATAACGACGGCGTGCTGGAGTTGCGGTTGCCCAAACAGGTGGCAGCTAAAGCGAAACGCCTTTCAGTCGAGTAA
- a CDS encoding DUF1841 family protein, which produces MLFNPSRDEARNFLFESWRKRRARELLSPLEDLAAQLIEKHPEYFSVFSDPERYQERDYLPENGETNPFLHLMMHLTIEEQISIDQPAGIRAHFERLTRKLGSEHDAQHRMMECLGEMIWQAQRNRTQPDAAIYFSCLEEE; this is translated from the coding sequence ATGCTGTTCAACCCGTCTCGCGACGAAGCGCGCAACTTCCTGTTCGAATCCTGGCGCAAGCGGCGCGCCAGGGAACTGTTATCGCCGCTGGAAGACCTTGCCGCGCAGCTCATCGAAAAACATCCCGAATATTTTTCCGTATTCAGCGACCCGGAACGTTATCAGGAACGCGACTACCTGCCGGAAAATGGCGAGACCAACCCGTTCCTGCATCTGATGATGCACCTCACCATCGAGGAACAGATCTCCATCGACCAGCCGGCCGGCATCCGCGCACACTTTGAGCGCCTCACCCGCAAGCTGGGGTCGGAACACGATGCACAGCATCGCATGATGGAATGCCTCGGCGAGATGATCTGGCAGGCGCAACGCAACCGTACGCAGCCGGATGCCGCGATCTATTTCTCCTGCCTGGAAGAGGAATGA
- the nth gene encoding endonuclease III translates to MNAAKRREIFLRLQAANPHPATELEYRTPFELLVAVILSAQATDVSVNAATRQLFPVANTPQAMLALGERGLREHIQRIGLHQTKGRHIIRMCQLLLERHGGQVPQTREALEALPGVGRKTANVILNTAFGQPTIAVDTHIFRINNRIGLAPGKNVLEVETKLMKVVPDEFKRDAHHWLILHGRYVCRARKPACAACIISDLCEYKDKVP, encoded by the coding sequence ATGAACGCCGCCAAGCGCCGCGAGATCTTCCTGCGCCTGCAAGCGGCGAATCCGCATCCCGCCACCGAACTGGAATACCGCACGCCGTTTGAACTGCTGGTTGCAGTGATCTTGTCGGCGCAGGCCACCGATGTCAGCGTCAATGCCGCCACACGGCAACTGTTCCCCGTCGCCAATACTCCGCAAGCCATGCTCGCGCTCGGCGAAAGGGGACTGCGCGAACACATCCAGCGCATCGGCCTGCATCAGACAAAAGGCAGGCACATCATCCGGATGTGCCAGTTATTGCTGGAACGGCATGGCGGTCAGGTACCGCAGACACGCGAGGCGCTGGAAGCCTTGCCCGGGGTGGGCCGCAAAACTGCCAACGTGATCCTCAACACCGCCTTCGGCCAGCCGACCATCGCGGTGGACACGCACATCTTCCGCATCAACAACCGCATCGGCCTGGCACCCGGCAAGAACGTTCTGGAAGTGGAAACAAAGCTGATGAAGGTCGTGCCGGACGAATTCAAGCGCGATGCGCACCACTGGCTGATCCTGCATGGCCGCTATGTGTGCCGGGCACGCAAACCGGCATGCGCCGCCTGTATCATTAGCGACCTGTGCGAATACAAGGACAAGGTTCCCTGA
- the argB gene encoding acetylglutamate kinase, giving the protein MSLSPSAADKKARTLSEAMPYIQRFFDKTIVIKYGGNAMTDPALQESFASDVVLLKLVGMNPVVVHGGGPQINDLLNRVGKQGEFVQGMRVTDEETMDVVEMVLGKVNKDIVNLINKHGGKAVGLTGQDGSFIRANKMMLESHAEPGKMLDIGQVGEITKIDPSIISFLDSGDFIPVIAPIGVAPDGDTLNINADLVAGKLAEVLGAEKLVLLTNTPGVLDKDGNLLTGMTPKQFDDMVKEGTLSGGMLPKIGSALDAARGGVRSVHIIDGRVQHALLLEILTDEGVGTLIKSK; this is encoded by the coding sequence ATGTCGCTTTCGCCTTCTGCCGCAGACAAAAAAGCCCGCACGCTGTCGGAGGCGATGCCCTATATCCAGCGTTTCTTCGACAAGACCATCGTCATCAAATACGGCGGCAACGCGATGACCGATCCGGCCCTGCAGGAAAGTTTTGCCAGCGATGTGGTATTGCTCAAGCTGGTCGGCATGAACCCGGTCGTGGTGCATGGTGGCGGACCGCAGATCAATGACCTGCTTAACCGCGTGGGCAAACAGGGCGAGTTCGTCCAGGGGATGCGCGTCACCGACGAGGAGACCATGGACGTGGTCGAGATGGTGCTGGGCAAGGTCAACAAGGACATCGTCAACTTGATCAACAAGCACGGCGGCAAGGCTGTCGGTCTGACCGGTCAGGATGGTTCTTTCATCCGCGCCAACAAGATGATGCTGGAAAGCCATGCCGAACCGGGCAAGATGCTGGACATCGGCCAGGTCGGCGAGATCACCAAGATCGATCCTTCCATCATCTCCTTCCTTGATTCGGGCGACTTCATCCCGGTGATCGCGCCGATCGGCGTGGCGCCGGACGGCGATACGCTGAACATCAATGCCGACTTGGTCGCGGGAAAGCTGGCCGAGGTGCTGGGCGCCGAGAAACTGGTGCTGCTGACCAACACGCCGGGCGTGCTGGACAAGGATGGCAACCTGCTTACCGGCATGACGCCGAAACAGTTCGACGATATGGTGAAGGAGGGGACGCTGTCCGGCGGGATGCTGCCCAAGATCGGGTCCGCGCTGGATGCGGCGCGCGGCGGGGTGCGATCGGTGCATATCATCGACGGCCGGGTGCAGCATGCCTTGCTGCTGGAGATCCTGACGGACGAAGGTGTGGGTACGCTGATCAAAAGCAAATAA
- a CDS encoding HAMP domain-containing histidine kinase has translation MTLSALPGHNQLQRLIALRGVAIAAQLLTLAAVWKILELELDWQPMLMTIAALVLANLLSWWRLHSDRAVSNAEMFAQLGVDVAALSILLYFGGGSTNPFVSLYLLPLVIAAATLPARYTWGMAALTTACYSLLMFHYIPLPSGHRHHDSDSAFNIHVMGMWMGFVISAVVVAYFVVRMAQAVRSRDEMLAQARENILRNERIVALGTQAAGAAHEMGTPLSTIAVVIGELKHDAGDGQPALHDSLSILDEQVRGCKRILDKMLANAQDDGAASPQTADRLMAEVLDEWQLLRPTAQYRYRTDSPPPAPGIRADMTLRAALMNLLNNAADACPQPIEIVSRWDNRRFTLEIRDQGAGLNGEAALHAGAAFFTTKPEGRGLGLFLANATIERLGGTVRLLSSQEGGTITELTLPTYGAAA, from the coding sequence ATGACCCTCTCCGCCCTTCCCGGCCACAACCAGTTACAGCGGCTGATCGCCCTGCGCGGCGTGGCGATCGCCGCGCAACTTCTGACGCTTGCGGCAGTCTGGAAAATCCTCGAACTGGAGCTGGACTGGCAGCCGATGCTGATGACCATCGCCGCGCTCGTCCTCGCCAACCTGCTCAGCTGGTGGCGTCTGCACAGCGACAGGGCCGTCTCCAACGCGGAAATGTTCGCGCAGTTGGGTGTCGATGTCGCGGCGCTCAGCATCCTGCTGTATTTCGGCGGTGGTTCGACCAATCCGTTCGTTTCGCTGTACCTGCTGCCGCTGGTGATCGCTGCCGCCACTCTGCCCGCCCGCTACACGTGGGGAATGGCGGCACTCACTACTGCCTGCTACAGCCTGCTGATGTTCCATTACATCCCGTTGCCGTCCGGCCACCGCCATCACGACAGCGACTCGGCGTTCAACATCCATGTCATGGGCATGTGGATGGGGTTCGTCATCAGCGCGGTCGTCGTCGCATACTTCGTGGTGCGGATGGCGCAGGCGGTGCGCAGCCGGGATGAGATGCTGGCGCAGGCTCGCGAAAACATCCTGCGCAACGAACGTATCGTGGCGCTCGGCACCCAGGCCGCCGGGGCGGCGCACGAAATGGGCACGCCACTGTCCACCATCGCCGTCGTGATCGGCGAACTGAAGCACGATGCCGGCGACGGGCAACCGGCCTTGCACGACAGCCTGTCCATCCTCGACGAGCAGGTGCGCGGCTGCAAGCGCATCCTCGACAAGATGCTGGCCAATGCTCAGGATGACGGCGCCGCTTCCCCGCAAACGGCAGACAGACTGATGGCGGAAGTTCTGGACGAATGGCAGTTGCTGCGTCCCACTGCGCAATACCGCTACCGCACCGACAGCCCGCCGCCCGCTCCCGGCATCCGTGCAGACATGACGTTGCGTGCCGCGCTGATGAACCTGCTCAACAATGCGGCGGATGCCTGCCCGCAGCCCATCGAGATCGTCAGCCGCTGGGACAACCGCCGCTTCACACTCGAAATACGGGATCAGGGAGCGGGATTGAACGGGGAGGCCGCCCTTCATGCCGGCGCGGCATTCTTCACCACCAAGCCGGAGGGACGCGGCCTGGGGCTGTTTCTGGCCAACGCCACCATCGAACGCCTGGGCGGGACGGTACGCCTGCTCAGCAGCCAGGAAGGCGGCACGATCACCGAACTGACCTTGCCGACCTATGGGGCGGCGGCATGA
- a CDS encoding calcium:proton antiporter produces the protein MKYLKSEYPIAIAFIVLGLGFALEHAAVEHGGGALWGLLTIILAAIIGVAFRIAHHAEVLAIRLGEPYGTLILTLAAVSVEVVILVVLMTGEPNATLARDTVFAAVMFDINGILGLAAIVGGLKHGQNKYNISSANSFVAMLLVAIGIGMFIPDFVPDAQWQVYSVFSVLIMAVMYAAFLRLQTVEHRTFFEYSSVTEEEAHDTAHSPNGMHVGIMVGAIVLVGLLSEVLSVLLDAGLAGSSLPKAIPAVLVALISASPEILTALRAAQHDRMQTTVNIALGASLATVLLTLPVIETIALFSGERIVMALTPVQGGMLLLTFLTVMNNLHDGETNAIEGISHFVLFAAFIALVAMGLI, from the coding sequence ATGAAATATCTCAAATCGGAATACCCCATCGCCATCGCGTTCATCGTTCTGGGACTTGGCTTCGCGCTTGAACATGCCGCTGTCGAACACGGTGGCGGCGCGCTGTGGGGACTACTGACCATCATCCTTGCGGCGATCATCGGCGTTGCGTTCCGCATCGCGCATCATGCGGAGGTGCTGGCGATCCGACTGGGAGAGCCGTATGGCACGTTGATCCTGACGCTGGCGGCAGTATCGGTGGAGGTGGTGATCCTGGTGGTACTGATGACGGGAGAACCCAATGCCACACTGGCACGTGACACGGTGTTCGCCGCAGTGATGTTCGACATCAACGGCATCCTCGGTCTCGCGGCGATCGTTGGCGGGCTCAAGCACGGCCAGAACAAGTACAACATCTCGTCGGCCAACTCCTTCGTCGCCATGCTGCTGGTGGCCATCGGCATCGGCATGTTCATCCCGGATTTCGTGCCGGACGCACAATGGCAGGTCTACTCGGTGTTCTCGGTTCTGATCATGGCAGTGATGTATGCCGCCTTCCTGCGCCTGCAAACGGTTGAGCACCGCACCTTCTTCGAATACTCGTCGGTGACCGAGGAGGAGGCGCACGATACGGCGCACAGCCCGAACGGGATGCATGTCGGCATCATGGTCGGCGCCATCGTGCTGGTCGGTCTGCTGTCCGAAGTGTTGTCGGTGTTGCTTGATGCGGGGCTGGCGGGCAGCAGTCTGCCCAAGGCGATCCCTGCGGTGCTGGTGGCGCTGATCTCGGCCAGCCCGGAGATCCTCACCGCACTGCGCGCCGCGCAACACGACCGCATGCAGACCACCGTCAACATCGCGCTGGGCGCCTCGCTCGCCACCGTGCTGTTGACACTGCCGGTGATCGAAACCATCGCACTGTTCAGCGGCGAGCGCATCGTGATGGCGCTGACACCGGTGCAGGGTGGCATGTTATTGCTCACTTTCCTGACCGTGATGAACAACCTGCACGACGGCGAGACCAATGCCATCGAGGGCATCAGTCACTTTGTACTGTTCGCCGCCTTCATCGCACTGGTGGCAATGGGGCTGATTTAG
- a CDS encoding DUF2934 domain-containing protein has translation MVEQKTKTTVKKTTVAAKKTATAKAVVDKTKKTAVVTAEKKVVAKTTAKTEPKKAAAPAVKKAPAATAAAKAKPAAAKKVAKPTPEERYRMVETAAYFIAERSGFQGCTTEHWAAAELEIAAKLGE, from the coding sequence ATGGTAGAGCAAAAAACAAAAACGACCGTTAAAAAAACGACAGTAGCCGCCAAAAAAACGGCCACTGCCAAAGCGGTTGTCGATAAGACCAAAAAAACGGCGGTAGTAACGGCCGAGAAGAAAGTGGTCGCAAAAACGACGGCCAAAACCGAGCCGAAGAAGGCTGCGGCACCTGCCGTAAAGAAAGCGCCGGCTGCAACAGCCGCCGCCAAGGCGAAGCCGGCTGCCGCCAAGAAGGTCGCGAAGCCGACACCGGAAGAGCGCTATCGCATGGTGGAAACTGCAGCTTATTTCATCGCCGAGCGCAGCGGTTTCCAGGGGTGCACGACCGAGCATTGGGCTGCCGCCGAACTTGAGATCGCGGCCAAGCTGGGCGAGTAG
- a CDS encoding CZB domain-containing protein, translating into MASVPGVNSLAGFGLYPRREMRDRYNLIAAAEAHVLWKAHLGHHVRGTIREPLESALIGQDGICQLGNWIRGSVFKPFRETEAYRQLNEAHLQFHEMGRNIVEHLKRGDRKGAEALFDNEYSLALRRILQSLTEINRLLYDI; encoded by the coding sequence ATGGCGTCAGTACCTGGAGTAAATAGTCTGGCTGGATTCGGCCTGTACCCGCGGCGTGAGATGCGCGACCGCTATAACCTCATTGCAGCGGCCGAGGCGCATGTTTTGTGGAAGGCGCATCTGGGGCACCATGTTCGCGGCACCATCCGCGAGCCGCTGGAATCCGCGCTGATCGGGCAGGACGGCATCTGCCAGCTGGGGAACTGGATCCGCGGCTCGGTGTTCAAGCCGTTCCGCGAGACGGAGGCATACCGGCAACTCAACGAAGCACACCTGCAATTCCATGAGATGGGCAGGAATATCGTCGAACACCTGAAGCGCGGCGACCGCAAGGGTGCGGAAGCCCTCTTTGATAACGAATATAGCCTGGCCCTGCGTCGCATCCTGCAGTCGCTGACGGAGATCAACCGGCTGTTGTACGACATCTGA
- a CDS encoding cob(I)yrinic acid a,c-diamide adenosyltransferase — MRLTRITTRTGDDGSTGLADGARLSKDDVRIVAIGNIDELNSQIGVLLAEDLPRDIGTVLLQIQNDLFDLGGVLAQPGRGTFQETRVAWLDGQVAHFNADLPPLREFILPGGSRAAALCHVARCIARRAERDVVALSRRNGGSPDGNAPQHALPYLNRLSDLLFVLSRCINRVCATQERLWQRSREDE; from the coding sequence ATGCGCCTGACCAGGATCACCACCCGTACCGGCGACGATGGCAGCACCGGACTTGCCGACGGCGCGCGTCTGTCCAAGGATGACGTGCGCATCGTCGCGATAGGCAATATCGACGAATTGAACAGCCAGATCGGCGTGCTGCTTGCAGAAGACCTGCCCCGTGACATCGGCACGGTACTGTTGCAGATACAGAACGACCTGTTCGATCTCGGCGGCGTGCTGGCACAGCCCGGGCGAGGAACATTCCAGGAAACCAGGGTCGCCTGGCTGGACGGACAGGTCGCACATTTCAATGCCGACCTGCCGCCGTTGCGCGAATTCATCCTGCCGGGTGGCTCGCGTGCCGCCGCGCTGTGCCATGTGGCACGGTGTATCGCCCGCCGCGCGGAACGCGATGTGGTCGCATTGTCCCGCCGGAATGGCGGCTCACCCGATGGCAATGCGCCGCAACACGCGCTCCCTTACCTGAATCGTTTGTCGGACTTGCTGTTCGTGCTGAGCCGCTGCATCAACCGCGTGTGCGCGACACAGGAAAGGCTATGGCAACGCTCCCGCGAAGACGAATGA
- a CDS encoding response regulator transcription factor: protein MTHAREESASLLLVDDDATFCRVLGAALEKRGFCVGVAHSVEQAIPLAEANPPEFAVVDLKMGGATGLALVSVLHGLDPNTRIVVLTGYASIATAVEAIKLGATQYLAKPANADEIVAAFAHAADGNAPIKANPMQIENMEWEYIQRVLREHDDNISATARALNMHRRTLQRKLAKPPPGK from the coding sequence ATGACCCATGCCCGCGAAGAATCCGCCTCGCTGTTGCTGGTGGACGACGATGCCACCTTTTGCAGGGTACTGGGGGCCGCACTGGAGAAACGCGGCTTCTGCGTCGGCGTAGCGCACAGCGTGGAACAGGCGATCCCGCTGGCTGAAGCGAATCCGCCGGAATTCGCAGTAGTGGATCTCAAAATGGGCGGCGCGACCGGATTGGCGCTGGTCAGCGTTTTGCACGGTCTCGACCCGAATACGCGCATCGTCGTCCTGACCGGCTATGCCAGCATCGCCACAGCCGTCGAGGCCATCAAGCTGGGCGCAACGCAATATCTCGCCAAACCTGCCAATGCCGACGAGATCGTCGCGGCCTTTGCGCATGCCGCCGACGGCAATGCGCCGATCAAGGCCAACCCGATGCAGATCGAAAATATGGAGTGGGAATACATCCAGCGTGTGTTGCGCGAACATGACGACAACATCTCTGCTACTGCACGCGCCCTGAACATGCACCGCCGCACATTGCAGCGAAAACTCGCCAAACCGCCGCCGGGCAAGTGA
- a CDS encoding copper chaperone PCu(A)C: MKNLIKSCGLLAAMLLSSGACAGDISVEDAWVRATVPGQDAAMADMRITSKQSASLVGASSSVAKIVEIHSMSHENGMMKMREVKSVELPAGRRVGLGESGYHLMLIGLKAPLKAGDSVPLTLRIRVGKSEPVELEVQAGVRPLTETRAPPQETGHMHHHQH; this comes from the coding sequence ATGAAAAACCTGATCAAGTCATGCGGCCTGCTGGCCGCAATGTTGTTGAGCTCCGGTGCCTGTGCGGGCGATATCAGCGTCGAGGACGCATGGGTGCGTGCCACCGTGCCCGGGCAGGATGCGGCGATGGCGGACATGCGCATCACCAGCAAACAGTCGGCGAGCCTGGTCGGGGCATCCAGCTCGGTTGCAAAAATCGTCGAGATACACAGCATGTCGCACGAAAACGGCATGATGAAGATGCGCGAGGTGAAATCCGTGGAATTGCCTGCCGGCCGGCGGGTCGGCTTGGGCGAGAGCGGCTATCACCTGATGCTGATCGGGCTGAAGGCCCCGCTCAAGGCGGGCGATAGCGTGCCGCTGACCTTGCGCATCCGGGTCGGAAAGAGTGAGCCGGTCGAACTCGAAGTCCAGGCCGGGGTGAGGCCGCTGACCGAGACCAGAGCGCCGCCGCAGGAAACTGGGCACATGCATCACCACCAGCACTAG